One Ethanoligenens harbinense YUAN-3 genomic window carries:
- a CDS encoding phage tail tape measure protein has product MADRIKGITVEIGGDTTGLSKALSGVNKEIKSTQTQLKDVNKLLKLDPTNTTLLEQKQKLLQTAITETKDKLSQLKSVQDQMDEGLKNGTVTQQQYDAWQREIIETENELKNLEKEVKNTDSSIEATLKETGSKMQEVGGKISGVGESLSKGVTAPIAAIGAASLAAFSEVDSGLDIVEQKTGATGDALEEMNQIVKDLATEIPTDFETAGSAVGEVNTRFGLTGQALDDLSAKFIKFASLNDTDVSTSVDNVSSVLNAFGQSTNDAGNLLDALNATGQATGISMDTLANDLSQNAAQFKEMGLTAQEAAGFMGMVEMSGLDTSTAMAGLKKAMKNAADDGISLDDAMKNFSETMNSNASDTDKLSAAYDLFGSKAGAAIYNAVQTGKLNLDDLSGSLGDFAGSVDNTFNETLDPIDQFQMTLNSLKEVGADIGNSLATVLQPVLQDISAALQRFADVWNSIPAPVQETIVKIALVAAAVGPVLIVVGKLITSVGTILTIIPKISSAMAVVKTGMAALNGVMAANPIGLIITAIGLLVAAFIYLWNNCESFRNFWINLWDNIKEVAVTVFTALKDFFVTIWEAIKNVFTSAVNGISSFLSGAWNGIKTVATTVMNAISTVIQTVWNGIKTFFTTIFSAIQTVVTTYFNIYKTVITTVLNAIKTVVTTVWNAIKTAITTVVNAIKTVVTTAWNGIKTVTSTVFNAVKSVATSVWNGIKSAVMNAVNTMKSGISSAFNAIKSTISGILNGIKSTFSSVFNGIWSFVSGIVSKLKSVFNFSWSLPKIKLPHFSITGSFSLNPPSIPHFSVSWYKKAMDGGMILKDATIFGQSGNTLLGGGEAGAEAVVGVNSLRNMIKDAVSENIGNSGPVINIETMSVRSDDDIRKISQQLNNLLVASRRAKGSVI; this is encoded by the coding sequence ATGGCTGACAGAATTAAAGGCATAACTGTTGAAATTGGCGGCGATACGACCGGCCTCTCGAAGGCTCTGTCTGGCGTCAACAAGGAAATCAAAAGCACCCAGACACAGCTGAAGGATGTGAATAAGCTCCTGAAGCTCGATCCGACCAACACCACTCTGCTCGAGCAGAAGCAGAAGCTCCTGCAGACCGCTATCACGGAAACAAAGGATAAGCTCTCCCAGCTCAAATCCGTCCAGGACCAGATGGATGAAGGCCTGAAAAACGGCACCGTCACGCAACAGCAGTATGACGCGTGGCAGCGGGAAATCATCGAAACCGAGAACGAGCTGAAGAACCTCGAGAAGGAAGTCAAGAATACCGACTCCTCTATCGAGGCGACGCTCAAAGAAACCGGCTCCAAGATGCAGGAGGTCGGCGGGAAAATATCCGGCGTGGGCGAATCTCTCTCCAAAGGCGTGACGGCTCCGATTGCTGCTATCGGCGCGGCTTCTCTCGCGGCGTTCAGCGAGGTGGATTCCGGGCTTGATATCGTCGAACAGAAAACCGGCGCTACCGGAGATGCCCTCGAGGAAATGAACCAGATCGTAAAGGACCTGGCTACAGAAATCCCGACTGATTTTGAAACCGCTGGCTCCGCAGTCGGCGAGGTCAATACCCGTTTCGGACTTACCGGGCAGGCCCTTGACGACCTTTCAGCGAAGTTTATCAAATTCGCATCTCTGAACGATACGGATGTTTCGACCTCTGTCGATAACGTCTCCTCGGTTCTAAACGCCTTCGGCCAGTCAACAAACGATGCCGGGAACCTCCTCGATGCTCTGAACGCCACAGGTCAGGCGACCGGTATCTCAATGGATACGCTTGCCAACGACCTCTCCCAGAACGCGGCGCAGTTCAAGGAAATGGGACTGACCGCGCAGGAGGCTGCCGGATTCATGGGCATGGTCGAGATGTCAGGTCTTGATACCTCCACTGCTATGGCAGGTCTTAAGAAAGCCATGAAGAACGCCGCCGATGACGGCATCTCCCTTGACGATGCGATGAAGAATTTTTCGGAGACGATGAATTCCAATGCATCCGATACTGATAAGCTATCCGCCGCCTATGACCTATTCGGCAGCAAGGCAGGTGCGGCAATCTACAATGCCGTGCAGACCGGGAAGCTGAACCTTGATGATTTATCCGGCTCTCTCGGCGACTTTGCGGGAAGCGTCGACAACACATTTAATGAAACCCTCGATCCTATCGACCAGTTTCAGATGACGCTGAACTCGCTGAAGGAAGTCGGCGCGGATATCGGAAACAGCCTCGCGACCGTCCTTCAGCCGGTGCTGCAGGATATCTCGGCTGCCCTCCAGCGGTTTGCAGATGTGTGGAATTCCATCCCCGCTCCCGTTCAGGAGACCATTGTAAAGATCGCCCTTGTCGCGGCTGCAGTCGGACCTGTGCTGATTGTAGTCGGCAAGCTCATCACATCGGTCGGTACGATTCTCACGATCATCCCGAAGATATCCTCGGCGATGGCTGTGGTGAAAACCGGCATGGCCGCGTTAAACGGCGTAATGGCAGCGAATCCTATCGGGCTGATTATCACAGCAATCGGACTGCTGGTAGCCGCATTTATTTATCTCTGGAACAACTGTGAGAGCTTCCGGAACTTCTGGATAAATCTCTGGGACAACATCAAGGAAGTCGCAGTCACTGTGTTTACGGCGCTGAAGGACTTCTTCGTCACAATATGGGAGGCAATCAAGAATGTATTCACATCGGCTGTAAACGGAATCAGCAGCTTTCTGTCCGGTGCGTGGAATGGAATAAAAACTGTCGCAACAACCGTGATGAATGCCATCAGCACGGTGATCCAGACGGTCTGGAATGGCATCAAGACATTCTTCACCACAATATTTTCTGCAATACAGACTGTCGTGACGACTTATTTCAATATCTATAAAACTGTGATAACCACGGTGCTGAACGCGATAAAAACCGTGGTTACGACCGTATGGAACGCCATAAAGACAGCCATCACGACTGTGGTCAATGCCATAAAGACTGTGGTTACTACGGCTTGGAATGGGATAAAGACGGTCACCTCAACGGTTTTCAATGCCGTGAAATCCGTAGCAACTTCCGTCTGGAACGGCATCAAGTCCGCTGTGATGAATGCCGTGAACACGATGAAATCCGGAATCAGCTCCGCCTTCAACGCGATCAAGAGCACGATCAGCGGAATCCTGAACGGCATCAAGAGTACCTTCAGTTCCGTATTCAACGGCATCTGGAGCTTTGTCTCCGGCATCGTGAGCAAGCTGAAATCGGTATTCAACTTCAGCTGGAGCCTGCCGAAAATCAAGCTCCCACATTTCTCTATCACAGGCAGTTTCAGTCTGAACCCGCCAAGCATACCGCACTTTTCCGTCTCCTGGTACAAGAAAGCGATGGACGGCGGCATGATTTTGAAAGACGCGACCATCTTCGGACAGTCCGGCAATACGCTCCTTGGCGGAGGCGAGGCTGGCGCAGAAGCTGTGGTCGGCGTGAACTCCCTGCGGAACATGATAAAGGACGCGGTCAGCGAGAACATCGGAAACAGCGGTCCGGTTATCAATATTGAAACCATGAGCGTCCGCAGTGACGACGACATACGGAAAATCTCTCAGCAGCTCAACAACCTGCTGGTGGCAAGCAGACGCGCGAAAGGATCGGTGATCTGA
- a CDS encoding DUF4314 domain-containing protein, whose translation MRLIRPEELERLRKTYPNGTRVELIKMDDIQAPPIGTKGTVYGIDDTGSLLVHWDNGGGLNVIYGEDIVRKAGN comes from the coding sequence ATGAGGCTGATCAGACCAGAGGAGCTTGAACGGCTTCGCAAGACTTACCCGAACGGCACCCGCGTGGAGCTTATCAAAATGGATGATATCCAGGCTCCGCCCATCGGCACGAAAGGCACTGTTTACGGCATTGATGATACCGGAAGCCTGCTCGTCCACTGGGACAACGGCGGCGGACTGAACGTCATCTACGGCGAGGACATTGTGAGAAAGGCTGGTAACTGA
- a CDS encoding DUF7698 family protein has product MTENRFFEEMRATAIAYNEAQAIRKEQRDAMIEADDWDGVKAFDEREKKEFPYPFTSGENKALVQYDRSLRNGADAFEVEDLPWDYELADFVETLRKADIDRITVTDQSTGLMDGIYGLTALGCKMSGLKTVTRANDHRFGSKEPERKNGIEFIIEEA; this is encoded by the coding sequence ATGACAGAGAACAGATTTTTCGAGGAAATGAGAGCCACAGCAATCGCCTACAACGAGGCGCAGGCCATCCGGAAGGAACAGCGCGACGCGATGATCGAGGCTGACGACTGGGACGGCGTGAAAGCCTTTGACGAGCGGGAAAAGAAAGAGTTCCCTTACCCTTTCACCTCCGGCGAGAACAAGGCGCTGGTACAGTACGACAGATCCTTAAGGAACGGCGCAGACGCATTCGAGGTCGAGGACCTTCCCTGGGATTACGAGCTTGCAGACTTTGTCGAAACGCTCCGCAAGGCTGACATCGACAGGATCACGGTAACCGACCAGAGCACCGGCCTGATGGACGGCATCTACGGACTTACCGCCCTCGGCTGCAAAATGAGCGGACTCAAGACCGTCACCAGAGCCAACGACCACCGCTTCGGCAGCAAGGAGCCGGAACGCAAAAACGGCATCGAGTTCATCATCGAGGAGGCTTAA
- a CDS encoding HK97 gp10 family phage protein — MSNTVSIDQMDSAIMDELTKYAGLAADDLKDAVKDTAKSVRKDIMDNAPVDTGKYKKSWSVKNVHEDAESIDLVVHSRNRYQIAHLLEHGHAKRGGGRVAARPHIAAAEERGNEKLVQTLEEKLKG; from the coding sequence ATGAGCAATACCGTATCAATAGACCAGATGGATTCAGCCATCATGGACGAGCTGACGAAATACGCCGGACTTGCGGCGGACGACCTCAAGGATGCCGTAAAGGATACAGCGAAATCTGTACGCAAGGACATCATGGACAACGCTCCCGTGGATACGGGCAAATACAAGAAGTCGTGGTCCGTAAAAAATGTGCATGAGGACGCGGAATCTATCGACCTTGTCGTGCATTCGAGGAACCGCTATCAGATAGCGCACCTTCTGGAGCATGGCCATGCCAAGCGAGGCGGAGGCAGAGTCGCCGCCCGTCCGCACATCGCCGCTGCTGAGGAACGCGGAAACGAAAAGCTCGTGCAGACATTGGAGGAGAAACTGAAAGGATGA
- a CDS encoding phage head closure protein, with product MNIAAMRVPVTFQKNTVATDKYGNHTASWTDYFKCWATIGTQSGSESNGEVINPEESLDFTCRWCSELAAVESTKYRILAEGKTYNITYVNPMGYKRNSIKFNCKLEKSS from the coding sequence ATGAATATCGCGGCAATGAGAGTCCCAGTGACCTTTCAGAAGAATACGGTCGCCACGGACAAGTACGGCAACCACACGGCTTCATGGACGGACTACTTCAAATGCTGGGCGACCATCGGAACACAGAGCGGATCGGAGTCAAACGGCGAGGTGATAAACCCGGAGGAATCTCTCGATTTCACCTGCCGATGGTGCTCAGAGCTTGCGGCTGTGGAATCCACAAAGTACCGGATTCTCGCCGAGGGCAAGACCTACAACATCACCTATGTGAATCCGATGGGCTATAAACGCAACAGCATCAAATTCAACTGCAAGCTGGAGAAAAGCTCATGA
- a CDS encoding major tail protein, translated as MANTKNKVKFGLKNCHYAIATLAEDGTVTFATPVAMPGAVSLSLDAEGDNDPFYADDSVYYMVSNNNGYSGDFELALIPESFLTDVMHETEDANGVIVENKDVEPEHFALLFEFSGDQRKIRHCMYYCSATRPSVSGQTKEDSTEVQTETLSLTVSPLPSGLVKVKTGTNTTDAVYNAWYDKVYEPSASATTSGSTTE; from the coding sequence ATGGCTAACACAAAGAACAAGGTCAAGTTCGGCCTGAAGAACTGCCACTACGCCATTGCGACGCTTGCCGAGGATGGCACCGTGACATTTGCGACACCTGTGGCTATGCCAGGAGCGGTCAGCCTGTCCCTCGATGCTGAGGGCGACAACGATCCGTTCTATGCGGATGATTCTGTTTACTACATGGTATCGAACAATAACGGATATTCCGGCGACTTCGAGCTCGCGCTGATTCCGGAGAGTTTCCTCACGGACGTCATGCATGAGACTGAGGACGCGAATGGCGTGATTGTCGAGAACAAGGATGTCGAGCCGGAGCATTTCGCTCTGCTTTTCGAGTTTTCCGGAGATCAGCGGAAGATCCGCCACTGCATGTATTACTGCTCTGCGACAAGACCTTCTGTTTCCGGTCAGACCAAGGAGGACTCCACAGAAGTCCAGACCGAAACGCTGTCGCTGACTGTTTCTCCGCTGCCTTCCGGACTCGTGAAGGTCAAGACCGGCACGAATACCACGGACGCTGTTTACAACGCCTGGTACGACAAGGTCTACGAGCCGAGCGCGAGCGCGACAACGAGCGGCTCTACTACTGAGTGA
- a CDS encoding DUF7678 domain-containing protein — translation MWEKGSLLIEGTVVKYWVKHYEEPSEEYGIEGGRISKMELRIGGEVTLSYERGWGKEPEDEISQLAYAILMKKYN, via the coding sequence ATGTGGGAAAAAGGATCACTGCTCATCGAAGGAACGGTCGTTAAATACTGGGTAAAGCACTACGAGGAGCCTTCCGAGGAATACGGAATCGAAGGCGGACGCATTTCCAAGATGGAGCTCAGAATTGGCGGCGAAGTCACGCTCAGCTACGAACGCGGCTGGGGCAAGGAACCCGAGGACGAAATAAGCCAGCTCGCTTACGCGATCCTCATGAAGAAATACAACTAA
- a CDS encoding phage portal protein — protein MSIFNRWFRGRDAPKDSTTGSSYRFFFGGTTSGKTVTERSAMQMTAVYSCVRILSEAIAGLPLHLYRYTDTGSKEKAIDHPLYTLLHDEPNPEMTSFVFRETLMTHLLLWGNAYAQIIRNGKGEVVALYPLMPNRMTVDRDENGQLYYEYQTSQDEAHTMKGSLVRLSPHDVLHIPGLGFDGLVGYSPIAMAKNSIGMAIACEEYGAKFFANGATPGGILEHPGVVKDPERIRESWNSAFGGSANSNKVAVLEEGLKYTPISISPEQAQFLETRKFQIDEIARIFRIPPHMIGDLEKSSFSNIEQQSLEFVKYTLDPWVSRWEQSMRRALLRPEEKAEYFFKFNVDGLLRGDYQSRMNGYATARQNGWMSANDIRELENLDRIPEESGGDLYLINGNMTKLEDAGIFAASASTQEEQPDEEQESTEQSEEESQEPEQSSNLRERRKPL, from the coding sequence ATGAGCATATTTAACAGATGGTTCAGAGGGCGTGATGCTCCCAAGGACTCAACGACCGGCAGCAGCTATCGCTTCTTCTTCGGAGGCACGACCTCCGGCAAGACGGTGACGGAACGCTCCGCCATGCAGATGACTGCGGTCTACTCATGCGTCCGAATTCTTTCCGAGGCTATTGCGGGCCTGCCGCTGCATTTATACAGATATACAGACACCGGCAGCAAGGAAAAAGCCATCGACCATCCTCTCTATACGCTTCTGCATGATGAACCGAATCCGGAGATGACGTCGTTCGTCTTCCGGGAGACGCTCATGACGCACCTGCTCCTGTGGGGAAACGCCTACGCGCAGATCATCCGCAACGGCAAAGGCGAGGTCGTGGCACTCTATCCGCTGATGCCGAACCGCATGACGGTCGACCGTGATGAGAACGGTCAGCTCTACTACGAATATCAGACCTCGCAGGATGAGGCGCACACGATGAAAGGCTCTCTTGTTAGATTGTCGCCGCACGATGTGCTGCATATTCCGGGACTCGGCTTTGATGGCCTAGTCGGCTACTCGCCCATCGCGATGGCCAAGAACTCTATCGGCATGGCGATTGCCTGCGAGGAATACGGCGCTAAGTTCTTTGCCAACGGCGCGACTCCCGGAGGAATCCTTGAGCATCCCGGCGTGGTAAAAGATCCGGAGCGCATCAGGGAATCGTGGAACTCAGCCTTCGGAGGCTCTGCCAATTCCAACAAGGTGGCCGTTCTCGAGGAAGGTCTTAAATATACGCCGATCTCTATCAGCCCGGAACAGGCGCAGTTCCTCGAAACACGCAAGTTCCAGATAGATGAGATTGCGAGGATATTCCGTATCCCGCCGCACATGATCGGAGACCTTGAGAAGTCGAGCTTCTCGAACATCGAGCAGCAGTCTCTGGAATTTGTGAAGTACACGCTTGATCCGTGGGTATCGAGATGGGAACAGTCGATGAGACGCGCCCTGCTCCGCCCGGAGGAAAAAGCGGAATACTTCTTCAAGTTCAATGTGGACGGGCTGCTGCGAGGCGATTACCAGAGCCGCATGAACGGCTACGCCACCGCCCGTCAGAACGGGTGGATGTCAGCAAATGATATCCGCGAGCTTGAGAACCTCGACCGTATCCCGGAAGAATCCGGCGGCGACCTTTACCTTATCAACGGAAACATGACAAAACTTGAGGATGCCGGAATATTCGCGGCGTCCGCATCAACGCAGGAGGAGCAGCCTGATGAAGAACAGGAATCGACCGAGCAATCGGAAGAAGAATCACAGGAGCCGGAGCAATCCTCAAATCTCCGGGAAAGGAGGAAACCGCTATGA
- a CDS encoding head-tail connector protein: MEVTLDEAKTYLRVASIDEDELITSIIGSATKLVQDVSRISDEDWETADSAVIRIAILYTIAYLYEHREEADHSQLNLTLRALLFGVREEGF, encoded by the coding sequence ATGGAAGTAACGCTTGATGAAGCAAAAACATATCTGAGAGTCGCATCGATCGATGAGGATGAGCTGATCACAAGCATTATCGGCTCTGCCACAAAGCTCGTGCAGGATGTGTCAAGGATATCTGATGAGGATTGGGAAACCGCCGACTCTGCGGTTATCCGCATAGCGATCCTCTACACCATCGCCTATCTCTATGAACACCGTGAGGAAGCTGATCATAGCCAGCTGAACCTGACGCTTAGGGCGCTGCTCTTCGGCGTTCGTGAGGAGGGATTCTGA
- a CDS encoding phage major capsid protein, with amino-acid sequence MTKIMELMERRAKAWDAAKNFLDTHSDNGGNVSAEDAATYDKMEKEVTDLTHDIERLQRQEQIDKMMSQPTSSPLTTKPGAKDEPDDKPGIASKAYKTAFWDSIRKRNWYDVQNVLEVGTDANGGYLVPDEYEHQLIQALTDENFFRSLAHVIQTDSGTHTIPIVASHGTASWMEENGLYPESDDTFDQITLSAYKLGTAIKVSEELMNDSVFDLESYISTEFARRIGAAEEEAFLVGDGQKKPEGVFTKVAATEGATTEIANTTLTFDSIMDVFHSLRSVYRNRAVWILNDSTVKALRKIKDGNNNYIWQPSVVAGQPDTILNRPYKTSIYAPELAAGNVPLLFGDFSYYWIADRQGRSFKRLSELYAANGQIGFLASERVDGKLILPEAVRGLSVKAAG; translated from the coding sequence ATGACCAAGATTATGGAACTTATGGAGCGCAGAGCTAAGGCGTGGGACGCGGCGAAGAACTTTCTCGATACCCATTCCGATAACGGCGGCAATGTATCCGCGGAGGACGCTGCCACCTATGACAAGATGGAAAAGGAAGTGACCGACCTCACTCATGACATCGAACGCCTGCAGAGGCAGGAGCAGATCGACAAGATGATGAGTCAGCCGACTTCTTCTCCGCTTACCACAAAGCCGGGAGCCAAGGATGAGCCTGACGACAAGCCGGGTATCGCGTCCAAGGCGTACAAGACCGCCTTCTGGGATTCTATCCGCAAGAGGAACTGGTACGACGTTCAGAACGTTCTGGAAGTCGGCACTGACGCCAACGGCGGCTATCTCGTGCCGGATGAATACGAGCACCAGCTGATTCAGGCTCTGACCGATGAGAACTTCTTCAGAAGTCTTGCGCATGTGATTCAGACCGATTCCGGCACTCACACCATCCCGATTGTCGCTTCTCACGGCACTGCTTCGTGGATGGAGGAAAACGGGCTGTATCCGGAGTCTGACGACACCTTCGATCAGATCACGCTTTCGGCGTATAAGCTCGGAACCGCGATCAAGGTATCCGAGGAACTGATGAACGATTCTGTTTTCGATCTCGAGTCCTACATCTCCACGGAGTTCGCAAGACGTATCGGCGCTGCCGAGGAGGAGGCTTTCCTTGTGGGCGACGGTCAGAAGAAGCCGGAAGGCGTCTTTACCAAGGTCGCTGCGACCGAGGGAGCGACTACGGAGATTGCCAATACCACGCTGACCTTCGACTCCATCATGGATGTATTCCACAGCCTGAGAAGCGTGTACAGGAACCGCGCTGTGTGGATTCTGAACGACAGCACCGTCAAGGCTCTCCGCAAGATCAAGGACGGAAACAACAATTACATCTGGCAGCCCTCTGTTGTGGCTGGCCAGCCGGATACGATTCTGAACCGTCCGTACAAGACGAGCATTTACGCTCCGGAGCTTGCGGCGGGCAACGTGCCGCTCCTGTTCGGAGACTTCTCCTACTACTGGATTGCCGACCGTCAGGGACGCAGCTTCAAGAGGCTCTCTGAGCTTTACGCTGCAAACGGTCAGATCGGGTTCCTCGCTTCCGAGCGTGTGGACGGCAAGCTGATCCTGCCGGAGGCTGTGCGCGGTCTTTCCGTCAAGGCTGCTGGCTGA
- a CDS encoding DUF5049 domain-containing protein, giving the protein MDEKVREQIMAIRDTGKVNMLSVIEVQRLAFDSGYYELVLYIEEHRREYWHFIMTGETEES; this is encoded by the coding sequence ATGGATGAGAAAGTCAGAGAACAAATTATGGCCATCCGGGATACCGGCAAGGTCAACATGCTCTCAGTCATCGAGGTTCAGCGGCTGGCGTTCGATTCCGGATATTACGAGCTGGTCCTCTACATTGAAGAACACCGCCGCGAATACTGGCACTTCATCATGACCGGCGAGACGGAAGAATCCTGA
- a CDS encoding terminase large subunit, which produces MEPSSHYDENLADYACLFIEQLCHTKGTWAGKPFELIDWQEQIVRDLFGVIKENGYRQFNTAYVEIPKKQGKSELAAAIALLLTCGDNEERAEVYGCAADRNQAKIVFDVAVDMVRFCPALSKRVKILESQKRLEYLPTHSFYQVLSADVANKHGFNTHGVIFDELHTQPNRKLFDVMTKGSGDARMQPLFFLITTAGNDTHSICYEQHEKALDIMSGRKHDPTFYPVIFGADESEDWTDPQVWKKANPSLGITVGIDKVKAACESAKQNPGEENSFRQLRLNQWVKQSVRWMPMDKWDACAFPVNEDELEGRVCYGGLDLSSTTDITAFVLVFPPLDEDDKYMILPYFWVPEETLDLRVRRDHVPYDLWNRQGVLETTEGNVIHYGYIEKFIENLGERFNIREIAFDRWGAVQMVQNLEGMGFTVIPIGQGFKDMSPPTKELMKLVLEKKIAHGGHPVLRWMMDNIYIRTDPAGNIKADKEKSTEKIDGAIATIMALDRAIRCGNDNAASVYDSRGILFI; this is translated from the coding sequence ATGGAGCCCAGCTCCCACTACGACGAGAATCTCGCCGATTACGCCTGCCTCTTCATCGAGCAGCTCTGCCATACCAAAGGAACCTGGGCGGGTAAGCCGTTCGAGCTGATCGACTGGCAGGAGCAGATCGTCCGCGACCTGTTCGGCGTGATCAAGGAAAACGGCTACCGGCAGTTCAATACAGCCTATGTTGAGATACCCAAGAAGCAAGGCAAGTCAGAGCTTGCCGCCGCCATCGCGCTGCTCCTCACCTGCGGCGACAACGAGGAACGCGCCGAGGTGTACGGCTGCGCAGCCGACAGAAATCAGGCCAAGATCGTATTTGATGTCGCTGTCGATATGGTGCGGTTCTGCCCGGCACTCTCCAAGCGTGTGAAGATTCTGGAATCACAGAAGCGACTGGAGTACCTGCCGACGCACAGCTTTTATCAGGTGCTCTCCGCCGATGTCGCGAACAAGCACGGCTTCAATACCCACGGCGTTATCTTCGATGAGCTGCATACGCAGCCGAACCGGAAGCTGTTTGATGTTATGACGAAGGGCTCCGGCGACGCGAGGATGCAGCCGCTGTTCTTCCTGATAACCACCGCCGGGAATGACACCCATTCCATCTGCTACGAACAGCACGAAAAAGCCCTCGATATCATGAGCGGACGAAAGCATGATCCGACATTCTATCCGGTCATCTTCGGCGCGGATGAATCCGAAGACTGGACTGACCCGCAGGTCTGGAAGAAAGCGAATCCTTCTCTTGGCATCACGGTCGGCATCGACAAGGTGAAAGCCGCCTGCGAGTCGGCAAAGCAGAATCCCGGCGAGGAGAACTCCTTCCGGCAGCTGAGACTCAACCAATGGGTGAAGCAGTCCGTCCGCTGGATGCCGATGGACAAATGGGACGCCTGCGCGTTCCCTGTCAATGAGGATGAGCTGGAAGGCCGCGTCTGCTATGGCGGTCTGGATCTGTCCTCCACCACTGACATCACGGCTTTCGTGCTTGTCTTTCCTCCGCTTGATGAGGACGACAAGTACATGATCCTGCCGTACTTCTGGGTACCGGAAGAAACGCTCGACCTTCGTGTCCGGCGCGACCATGTTCCGTATGACCTGTGGAACCGTCAGGGAGTCCTCGAAACGACCGAGGGAAATGTCATCCACTACGGATATATCGAGAAGTTTATTGAGAACCTCGGCGAACGGTTCAATATCCGCGAGATTGCCTTCGACCGCTGGGGAGCGGTTCAGATGGTGCAGAACCTTGAAGGCATGGGTTTCACAGTCATTCCCATCGGACAGGGCTTTAAAGACATGAGCCCGCCGACAAAAGAGCTGATGAAGCTCGTACTTGAGAAGAAAATCGCCCACGGCGGGCATCCGGTCCTCCGGTGGATGATGGACAACATCTACATCCGCACCGATCCGGCAGGCAATATCAAAGCCGATAAGGAAAAATCCACAGAAAAGATCGACGGCGCAATTGCGACCATCATGGCGCTCGACCGGGCGATCCGCTGCGGGAATGACAATGCTGCTTCTGTCTATGACAGCCGCGGCATTCTTTTTATCTGA
- a CDS encoding head maturation protease, ClpP-related has translation MTRKFWRWARNEAPDSFGSDRTLYLDGEISDETWYGDEVTPQVFKDELNSGKGNITLWINSPGGDVFAAAQIYNMLMDYPYDVTVKIDALAASAASVIAMAGTKVCMSPVAMLMVHNPATIAIGDSEEMQKAIDMLSEVKESIMNAYEIKSGLSRNKISKLMDAETWMNAKEAKKLGFADEILFADGTEPSGDNDSTEHDDGEIEMLFSRKAVTDSLLSKLIPKRKPEIKTQTIKVADLEKRLSLLSH, from the coding sequence ATGACCAGAAAATTCTGGAGGTGGGCGCGAAACGAAGCGCCGGACAGTTTTGGCAGCGACCGAACGCTTTACCTCGACGGGGAAATATCCGATGAGACCTGGTACGGCGATGAAGTCACACCGCAGGTTTTCAAGGATGAGCTGAACTCCGGCAAAGGCAACATTACGCTTTGGATCAACTCGCCCGGCGGAGACGTATTCGCGGCTGCCCAGATCTACAACATGCTAATGGACTATCCCTATGACGTGACCGTCAAGATTGACGCTCTCGCGGCATCTGCTGCAAGCGTCATTGCGATGGCAGGCACGAAGGTGTGCATGAGCCCGGTTGCGATGCTGATGGTGCATAATCCCGCGACTATCGCTATCGGCGACAGCGAGGAAATGCAGAAAGCCATCGACATGCTCTCCGAGGTGAAGGAATCCATCATGAACGCCTACGAGATCAAGTCCGGCCTGTCCCGGAACAAAATCTCGAAGCTCATGGACGCCGAGACCTGGATGAACGCCAAGGAAGCCAAGAAGCTGGGATTTGCTGATGAGATTCTCTTTGCGGACGGTACAGAGCCTTCCGGGGACAATGACAGCACAGAGCATGATGACGGCGAGATCGAGATGCTTTTCTCCCGGAAAGCCGTCACGGACTCACTGCTTTCGAAGCTGATACCAAAACGAAAACCTGAAATAAAGACACAGACCATTAAGGTCGCAGATCTTGAGAAGCGGCTCTCGCTTCTCAGCCACTAA